One segment of Burkholderia multivorans ATCC BAA-247 DNA contains the following:
- a CDS encoding TetR/AcrR family transcriptional regulator: MAVSQEGRPSAARSSTGRSSGNRQTGGTKARILDAAEDLFIEHGFEAMSMRQITSRAAVNLAAVNYHFGSKEALIHAMLSRRLDQLNQERLAILDRFDAQLGAHITCEHVLGAMFIPALKASRDPERGGPAFLRLIGRAYTDPSPFVRNFLTAHYASVAGRFFDAFQRALPHLPRTELGWRLHFAIGALSGALAGAETESLIDEFSQGRTMNDVQMIARLSSLIVAALKAPMPDSAQLEIFAAVLDDAGASEAFGLPPPATTPDAATLHSTN, from the coding sequence ATGGCAGTGAGTCAGGAGGGACGACCGTCTGCGGCGCGGTCGTCCACGGGGCGATCGTCGGGCAACCGGCAGACCGGCGGGACCAAGGCGCGCATCCTCGATGCAGCGGAGGACCTCTTCATCGAACACGGCTTCGAAGCAATGTCGATGCGGCAGATCACGTCGCGCGCGGCGGTCAATCTCGCCGCGGTCAACTATCACTTCGGCAGCAAGGAAGCGCTGATCCACGCGATGCTGTCGCGCCGTCTCGATCAGCTGAATCAGGAGCGGCTCGCGATCCTCGACCGCTTCGATGCGCAACTCGGCGCGCACATCACCTGCGAGCACGTGCTCGGCGCGATGTTCATTCCGGCCCTGAAGGCGTCGCGCGATCCGGAGCGCGGCGGCCCTGCGTTTCTGCGCCTGATCGGCCGCGCATATACCGATCCGTCGCCGTTCGTGCGCAACTTCCTGACCGCACACTATGCGAGCGTCGCGGGACGCTTCTTCGATGCCTTCCAGCGCGCGCTGCCGCATCTGCCGCGCACCGAGCTCGGCTGGCGGCTGCATTTCGCGATCGGCGCGCTGTCGGGTGCGCTCGCCGGCGCGGAAACCGAAAGCCTCATCGACGAATTTTCGCAAGGGCGCACGATGAACGACGTGCAGATGATCGCGCGGCTGTCGTCGCTGATCGTCGCCGCGCTGAAGGCGCCGATGCCGGACAGCGCGCAGCTCGAGATCTTCGCGGCCGTGCTCGACGACGCAGGCGCGAGCGAGGCGTTCGGGCTGCCGCCGCCTGCGACGACGCCCGATGCCGCCACGCTGCATTCCACGAATTGA
- a CDS encoding MFS transporter has protein sequence MSWTREQRNVTIAAYLGWTLDAFDFFLMVFVLKDIAAEFASTIPAVAFALTLTLAMRPLGALIFGRLADRFGRRPTLMVNIACYSVLELASGFAPSLTALLVLRALFGIAMGGEWGVGSALTMETVPTHARGIVSGLLQAGYPSGYLLASIVFGLLYQYIGWRGMFMIGVLPALLVLYVRAHVPESPAWKQMEKRERPSLATTLQRNWKLTIYAIVLMTAFNFFSHGTQDLYPTFLREQHHFDPHTVSWITIVLNIGAIVGGLAFGAISERIGRRRAIFIAALIALPVLPLWAFSSGPLALAAGAFLMQISVQGAWGVIPVHLNEISPDEIRATFPGVVYQLGNLLASGNATMQASLAVSHDNNYAFALALVAGTVAVVIAVLILFSRERRGIDMTQSVNTRTAAT, from the coding sequence ATGAGCTGGACCCGCGAACAACGCAACGTGACGATTGCCGCCTATCTCGGCTGGACGCTCGATGCGTTCGATTTTTTCCTGATGGTTTTCGTGCTGAAGGACATCGCGGCGGAATTCGCGTCGACGATCCCGGCGGTCGCGTTCGCGCTGACGCTGACGCTCGCGATGCGCCCGCTCGGCGCACTGATCTTCGGCCGCCTCGCCGATCGCTTCGGCCGCCGTCCGACACTGATGGTCAACATCGCCTGCTATTCGGTGCTCGAGCTCGCATCGGGCTTCGCGCCGAGCCTCACCGCGCTGCTCGTGCTGCGTGCGCTGTTCGGCATCGCGATGGGCGGCGAATGGGGCGTGGGCTCCGCGCTGACGATGGAGACCGTGCCCACGCACGCGCGCGGCATCGTGTCCGGCCTGCTGCAGGCCGGCTATCCGAGCGGCTATCTGCTCGCGTCGATCGTGTTCGGCCTCCTCTATCAGTACATCGGCTGGCGCGGCATGTTCATGATCGGCGTGCTGCCCGCGCTGCTCGTGCTGTACGTGCGCGCGCACGTGCCGGAGTCGCCCGCGTGGAAGCAGATGGAAAAGCGCGAGCGTCCGAGCCTCGCGACCACGCTGCAGCGAAACTGGAAGCTGACGATCTATGCGATCGTGCTGATGACCGCGTTCAACTTCTTCTCGCACGGCACGCAGGATCTGTATCCGACCTTCCTGCGCGAGCAGCACCACTTCGATCCGCATACGGTGTCGTGGATCACGATCGTGCTGAACATCGGCGCGATCGTCGGCGGCCTCGCGTTCGGCGCGATCTCCGAGCGGATCGGCCGACGCCGCGCGATCTTCATCGCCGCGCTGATCGCGCTGCCGGTGCTGCCCCTTTGGGCGTTCTCGAGCGGCCCGCTCGCGCTCGCGGCCGGCGCCTTCCTGATGCAGATTTCGGTGCAAGGGGCGTGGGGTGTGATTCCGGTCCACCTCAACGAGATTTCGCCGGACGAGATTCGCGCGACGTTCCCGGGCGTCGTTTATCAGCTCGGCAACCTGCTGGCGTCCGGCAACGCGACGATGCAGGCCTCGCTCGCCGTCTCGCACGACAACAACTATGCGTTCGCGCTCGCACTCGTGGCCGGCACCGTCGCGGTCGTGATCGCGGTGCTGATCCTGTTCAGCCGCGAACGGCGCGGCATCGACATGACGCAATCCGTCAATACGCGTACCGCCGCGACCTGA